The following are encoded together in the Vespa velutina chromosome 3, iVesVel2.1, whole genome shotgun sequence genome:
- the LOC124947821 gene encoding clathrin light chain isoform X2: protein MDAFGDNFVNDTEVDPAAEFLAREQDQLAGLEDEIPPVSMAIPATATNGEEDLSGNFGSLKIGPGSDVEGSFEIIDTIGQTTESQTLPALDTVVSAPPVKEEPEKIRKWREEQKTRLEEKDAEEEKKKEEWREAAKKELEEWYKHHAEAISKTKTTNRESAKNAEKQFVAEADEVEPGTEWERIAKLCDFNPKSSRTSKDVSRMRSIILQLKQTPPAPVNV, encoded by the exons ATGGATGCTTTTGGTGACAATTTTGTAAACGATACGGAAGTAGATCCTGCCGCAGAATTTCTAGCAAGAGAACAAGATCAATTAGCAGGATTAGAAGATGAGATTCCTCCTGTCTCTATGGCTATCCCAGCTACAGCTACTAATGGAGAAg AGGATTTATCTGGAAATTTTGGCAGTTTAAAAATTGGTCCAGGTAGCGATGTTGAAGGTAGTTTCGAAATCATAGATACGATTGGACAGACCACTGAATCTCAAACATTACCTGCTCTag ATACAGTAGTATCAGCACCACCAGTAAAAGAGGAACCAGAAAAGATACGAAAATGGAGAGAAGAACAGAAAACACGTCTTGAAGAAAAAG atgctgaagaagaaaagaaaaaagaagaatggagAGAAGCTGCAAAGAAAGAATTAGAAGAATGGTATAAGCATCATGCAGAGGCAATTAGCAAAACCAAAACAACTAACag GGAATCAGCCAA GAATGCAGAGAAGCAATTCGTTGCAGAAGCTGACGAAGTGGAGCCTGGTACAGAGTGGGAACGTATCGCGAAGCTATGTGATTTCAATCCTAAATCATCTCGTACTTCCAAAGATGTATCTCGAATGCGTTCAATTATTTTGCAATTAAAGCAGACACCACCTGCTCCTGTTAATGTTTGA
- the LOC124947819 gene encoding FK506-binding protein 59 isoform X1 has product MAAIDISPAKNGGILKEILKEGVGDELPITGGKVTVHYTGTLLDGTKFDSSRDRNEPFKFNLGMSNVIKAWDIGVATMKKGEIAMLTCAPEYAYGETGSPPKIQPNTTLKFEIEMIDWSGEDLSPDKDGSIERLQITPGKDYVTPRDTSLVNIHLTGMYKDEVFEDRDVQFCLGEGEDVGIVRGVEKALESFKSGEKSKLKIKSKYAFKKEGKPEFNIPPNADVEYIVELKSFEKAVESWSLNGSQKIEQAKLLKDKGTNYFKNGKYNLATKMYKKVLDFLCYDKNFENELKAESGSLLLSTHLNLALCYLKTDQNVEAKDACLEALKLDPHNEKAYFRRGQAYLALASPEIAINDFEKVLKIEPKNIAASKQIIVCNNLIKKQLAKEKKLYANMFDKFAQEDKQKEEEKLRQQPDVMRGALGEWGQEERPGGRDATAFEKENPNILMLNANGTGEFQNM; this is encoded by the exons ATGGCTGCTATAGACATTTCTCCTGCAAAAAATGGTGGTATTCTTAAAGAAATCCTTAAAGAAGGTGTTGGTGATGAACTTCCAATAACAGGTGGAAAAGTAACAGTACATTATACTGGAACATTGTTAGATGGAACTAAATTTGACTCTAGCAGAGATCGCAATGAAccattcaaatttaatttggGTATGTCAAATGTTATTAAGGCTTGGGATATAGGTGTAGCTACAATGAAAAAAGGTGAAATCGCAATGTTAACATGTGCTCCTGAATATGCATATGGAGAAACTGGTAGTCCTCCAAAAATTCAACCTAATACAACTCTTAAGTttgag ATAGAAATGATTGATTGGTCAGGAGAGGATTTAAGTCCTGATAAAGATGGAAGCATTGAAAGACTTCAAATTACTCCAGGGAAAGATTATGTTACTCCTCGTGATACATCATTAGTAAACA taCATTTGACTGGAATGTACAAGGATGAAGTTTTTGAAGATAGAGATGTACAATTTTGTCttggagaaggagaagatgtAGGAATTGTAAGGGGTGTAGAAAAAGCCCTTGAAAGTTTCAAAAGTGGAGAAAAATCtaaacttaaaataaaaagtaaatatgcATTCAAGAAGGAAGGTAAACCTGAATTTAATATTCCACCAAATGCAGATGTGGAGTATATTGTAGAATTAAAAAGCTTTGAAAAG gCTGTAGAAAGTTGGTCTTTAAATGGATCTCAAAAAATAGAGCAAGCCAAACTtttgaaagataaaggaaCGAATTACTtcaaaaatggaaaatacaACCTAGCTACTAAAATGTACAAAAAAGTGTTGGATTTTTTATgctatgataaaaattttgaaaatgaacTTAAAGCAGAGAGCGGCAGTCTTCTTTTATCCACACATTTGAATCTTGCATTGTGCTATTTAAAAACTGATCAAAATGTTGAGGCTAAAGATGCATGCTTAGAAGCTTTAAAGTTAGATCCACATAATGAAAAAGCATATTTTAGAAGAGGACAAGCTTATCTTGCACTTGCATCACCTGAAATAGCAAttaatgattttgaaaaagtattaaaaatagaacCAAAAAATATAGCTGCTTCAAAACAAATTATAGTTtgtaataatcttattaagAAACAActggcaaaagaaaagaaactttatgCAAATATGTTTGATAAATTTGCACAAGAAGACAAACAG aaggaggaggagaagctGCGACAACAACCCGATGTAATGCGTGGAGCTCTGGGTGAATGGGGACAAGAAGAAAGGCCTGGAGGTAGAGATGCAACTGcctttgaaaaggaaaatccAAATATTCTCATGCTTAATGCTAACGGCACAGGAGAATTTCAAAATATGTAA
- the LOC124947819 gene encoding peptidyl-prolyl cis-trans isomerase FKBP4 isoform X2 — translation MAAIDISPAKNGGILKEILKEGVGDELPITGGKVTVHYTGTLLDGTKFDSSRDRNEPFKFNLGMSNVIKAWDIGVATMKKGEIAMLTCAPEYAYGETGSPPKIQPNTTLKFEIEMIDWSGEDLSPDKDGSIERLQITPGKDYVTPRDTSLVNIHLTGMYKDEVFEDRDVQFCLGEGEDVGIVRGVEKALESFKSGEKSKLKIKSKYAFKKEGKPEFNIPPNADVEYIVELKSFEKAVESWSLNGSQKIEQAKLLKDKGTNYFKNGKYNLATKMYKKVLDFLCYDKNFENELKAESGSLLLSTHLNLALCYLKTDQNVEAKDACLEALKLDPHNEKAYFRRGQAYLALASPEIAINDFEKVLKIEPKNIAASKQIIVCNNLIKKQLAKEKKLYANMFDKFAQEDKQ, via the exons ATGGCTGCTATAGACATTTCTCCTGCAAAAAATGGTGGTATTCTTAAAGAAATCCTTAAAGAAGGTGTTGGTGATGAACTTCCAATAACAGGTGGAAAAGTAACAGTACATTATACTGGAACATTGTTAGATGGAACTAAATTTGACTCTAGCAGAGATCGCAATGAAccattcaaatttaatttggGTATGTCAAATGTTATTAAGGCTTGGGATATAGGTGTAGCTACAATGAAAAAAGGTGAAATCGCAATGTTAACATGTGCTCCTGAATATGCATATGGAGAAACTGGTAGTCCTCCAAAAATTCAACCTAATACAACTCTTAAGTttgag ATAGAAATGATTGATTGGTCAGGAGAGGATTTAAGTCCTGATAAAGATGGAAGCATTGAAAGACTTCAAATTACTCCAGGGAAAGATTATGTTACTCCTCGTGATACATCATTAGTAAACA taCATTTGACTGGAATGTACAAGGATGAAGTTTTTGAAGATAGAGATGTACAATTTTGTCttggagaaggagaagatgtAGGAATTGTAAGGGGTGTAGAAAAAGCCCTTGAAAGTTTCAAAAGTGGAGAAAAATCtaaacttaaaataaaaagtaaatatgcATTCAAGAAGGAAGGTAAACCTGAATTTAATATTCCACCAAATGCAGATGTGGAGTATATTGTAGAATTAAAAAGCTTTGAAAAG gCTGTAGAAAGTTGGTCTTTAAATGGATCTCAAAAAATAGAGCAAGCCAAACTtttgaaagataaaggaaCGAATTACTtcaaaaatggaaaatacaACCTAGCTACTAAAATGTACAAAAAAGTGTTGGATTTTTTATgctatgataaaaattttgaaaatgaacTTAAAGCAGAGAGCGGCAGTCTTCTTTTATCCACACATTTGAATCTTGCATTGTGCTATTTAAAAACTGATCAAAATGTTGAGGCTAAAGATGCATGCTTAGAAGCTTTAAAGTTAGATCCACATAATGAAAAAGCATATTTTAGAAGAGGACAAGCTTATCTTGCACTTGCATCACCTGAAATAGCAAttaatgattttgaaaaagtattaaaaatagaacCAAAAAATATAGCTGCTTCAAAACAAATTATAGTTtgtaataatcttattaagAAACAActggcaaaagaaaagaaactttatgCAAATATGTTTGATAAATTTGCACAAGAAGACAAACAG TAA
- the LOC124947821 gene encoding clathrin light chain isoform X3 → MDAFGDNFVNDTEVDPAAEFLAREQDQLAGLEDEIPPVSMAIPATATNGEVEDLSGNFGSLKIGPGSDVEGSFEIIDTIGQTTESQTLPALDTVVSAPPVKEEPEKIRKWREEQKTRLEEKDAEEEKKKEEWREAAKKELEEWYKHHAEAISKTKTTNRNAEKQFVAEADEVEPGTEWERIAKLCDFNPKSSRTSKDVSRMRSIILQLKQTPPAPVNV, encoded by the exons ATGGATGCTTTTGGTGACAATTTTGTAAACGATACGGAAGTAGATCCTGCCGCAGAATTTCTAGCAAGAGAACAAGATCAATTAGCAGGATTAGAAGATGAGATTCCTCCTGTCTCTATGGCTATCCCAGCTACAGCTACTAATGGAGAAg taGAGGATTTATCTGGAAATTTTGGCAGTTTAAAAATTGGTCCAGGTAGCGATGTTGAAGGTAGTTTCGAAATCATAGATACGATTGGACAGACCACTGAATCTCAAACATTACCTGCTCTag ATACAGTAGTATCAGCACCACCAGTAAAAGAGGAACCAGAAAAGATACGAAAATGGAGAGAAGAACAGAAAACACGTCTTGAAGAAAAAG atgctgaagaagaaaagaaaaaagaagaatggagAGAAGCTGCAAAGAAAGAATTAGAAGAATGGTATAAGCATCATGCAGAGGCAATTAGCAAAACCAAAACAACTAACag GAATGCAGAGAAGCAATTCGTTGCAGAAGCTGACGAAGTGGAGCCTGGTACAGAGTGGGAACGTATCGCGAAGCTATGTGATTTCAATCCTAAATCATCTCGTACTTCCAAAGATGTATCTCGAATGCGTTCAATTATTTTGCAATTAAAGCAGACACCACCTGCTCCTGTTAATGTTTGA
- the LOC124947836 gene encoding uncharacterized protein LOC124947836, translating to MPRKRKLPNLHSRCRICLTENGCMSNLFDDKLQFQINDLSKCTSIDIKDEKGLPNIICHVCLYKLNMWSEFKEQFIQSNELLLNHLEISEASDNTISQFKRKLAELQQSSDDSLSDTNEKKKSKSEVPPLIPLEFASVDCVADQNTLKEMYISEDDPASSKDSSQKTNDINTNKSEEANDNEGNTQIKPSLVPMRVKSLSGKRGRTIERRKASTKRWVARKKALLAATGEHASDTDSVVSDDAQLSPVQKARAKTNADKEAERQKRLAKALKNLETNMSGKYNIKNDSDNVIVETDSDTRKTRSQTLLNNDVLSNENKSIPKEDGMQDELKQNKSYIENVLEKENSPTDIPEYDITDESVTKIKLHNDKKAFLPHSVKSELEIGDVRYVVTSTLALTEPEYTNKTHLNNLPKESKSFNVDENSQEKNTDIIDAVQLRRIHPTISDSNDKRLIEKCLNIEVEGTELEVLKQIQLELATFIEKEVKYKLFGINSNDIKNEELQNFYSSSYQALDQKLKNIIEKTIKKNIEASFKSFEFSNQQSRTVSAEFVKTAMISKKFQPTVVLKVLDLIQESKYHRINNLHILDQHKPINKINNSLEILPHKRRRVPSRKYNDYNTSTMDSDSNGSEETISHKLLSTQKVYASSIKREPGVRKQSFEKSSKHSILMTSTSVAKKSTVGFQKSIENRSNITNPELSISAKHICGVCNLSFNDRSEIEVHMKSHKVENTIPRHNKHKMMRCKRCHEIVEARFVKSHVCRSVKQVHKCYVCNVVFRTEKLLAHHLESHDQSEFNIENIAKIDSKKLLDTSNRNSSILVTTVKDQIKKSIVGTQIKAVENTTLENTLTSKSAKLDGIKSIERPKKTYTCFVCDKIFTDEEILKDHLQKHCDDISEDEQSIGKEQYQCAICGDSMESEDALGVHVEKHLFDDEDDNPNLITIGTENEKTKESSYQCVQCAEIFNSEMLLEMHTQAHEEEAAIAEWEKQGMKAYEYQCMICDDLFETEEELSEHLDVHNGNAHVCQLCEKPFPTLLHLQQHVATH from the exons ATGCCGAGAAAACGGAAATTACCTAATCTACATAGCAGGTGTCGTATTTGTCTTACCGAAAATGGTTGTATGAGTAATTTATTCGATGATAAGTTGCAATTTCAAATCAATGACCTTAGCAAGTGTACCTCCATTGAT ataaaagatgaaaagggTCTACCGAATATCATTTGTCATGTTTgcttatataaattgaatatgtGGAGTGAATTCAAGGAACAATTTATACAATCTAATGAATTATTGTTAAATCATTTGGAAATATCAGAAGCATCTGATAATACG ATATcacaatttaaaagaaaacttgCAGAATTGCAGCAGAGTAGTGATGACAGTTTATCTGATACCAATGAAAAG AAAAAGTCAAAATCAGAGGTTCCTCCATTAATACCATTGGAATTTGCAAGTGTAGATTGTGTTGCTGATCAAAATACACTAAAAGAAATGTACATATCAGAGGATGATCCTGCTTCTTCAAAAGATTCATCTCAGAaaacaaatgatattaataccAATAAATCTGAAGAAGCAAATGATAACGAAGGCAATACCCAAATAAAACCATCTTTAGTTCCAATGAGGGTTAAATCTTTAAGTGGTAAAAGGGGTAGAacaattgaaagaagaaaagcttCTACAAAACGTTGGGTAGCTAGGAAAAAAGCCCTTTTAGCAGCAACTGGAGAGCATGCCTCAGATACTGATTCTGTAGTTTCTGATGATGCACAATTATCACCTGTACAGAAAGCAAGAGCAAAAACAAATGCAGACAAAGAAGCTGAGAGACAAAAGAGATTAGCTAaagcattaaaaaatttagaaactaATATGAGcggtaaatataatattaaaaatgacagTGATAATGTAATTGTAGAAACAGATTCTGAtacaagaaaaacaagatcTCAAACATTGCTCAATAATGATGTTTTGtcaaatgagaataaaagtaTACCAAAGGAAGATGGTATGCAAGATGaattgaaacaaaacaaatcatatatagaaaatgttttagaaaaagaaaattctcctACTGATATCCCAGAGTATGATATTACTGACGAATCTGTTACAAAAATTAAGTTgcataatgataaaaaagcaTTTTTGCCACATTCAGTAAAATCAGAATTAGAAATCGGCGATGTAAGGTATGTTGTAACATCGACATTGGCATTAACTGAACCAGAATACACGAACAAaacacatttaaataatttacctAAAGAATCTAAGAGTTTTAATGTAGATGAAAATagtcaagaaaaaaatacagatattATCGATGCTGTACAATTGCGTAGAATTCATCCTACGATAAGTGATTCAAATGATAAAAGgttaattgaaaaatgtttgaacATAGAAGTAGAGGGAACAGAATTAGAAgtattaaaacaaattcaGCTTGAATTGGCTACCTTTATTGAAAAAGAggtgaaatataaattatttgggATAAATAGCAATGATATAAAGAATGaagaattacaaaatttctatAGTTCTTCTTATCAGGCATTAGatcagaaattaaaaaatataatagaaaagacaataaagaaaaatattgaagcgtcatttaaatcatttgaattttctaATCAACAATCTAGAACTGTTTCAGCAGAGTTTGTAAAAACAGCAATGATctcaaaaaaatttcaaccTACAGTTGTATTAAAGGTATTAGATCTAATACAGGAAAGTAAATAtcatagaattaataatttacatattcttGATCAGCATAaacctataaataaaattaataattctcttGAAATTTTACCTCATAAACGAAGAAGAGTACCATCTAGAAAgtacaatgattataatacaTCTACTATGGACTCTGATTCCAATGGTTCAGAAGAAACTATATCACACAAGTTATTATCTACTCAAAAAGTATATGCATCATCTATTAAAAGAGAACCTGGAGTGAGAAAacaatcgtttgaaaaatcttCGAAACATAGTATTTTAATGACATCAACATCTGTTGCAAAGAAATCTACTGTTGGATTTCAAAAAAGCATAGAAAATCGTAGCAATATAACGAATCCAGAATTATCAATAAGTGCAAAACATATTTGTGGTGTTTGTAATTTGTCTTTCAATGATCGTTCAGAGATTGAGGTACATATGAAATCACATAAAGTGGAAAATACTATTCCACGACATAACAAACATAAAATGATGCGTTGTAAAAGATGTCATGAAATTGTGGAGGCACGATTCGTAAAATCACATGTATGTCGTTCAGTAAAGCAAGTACATAAATGTTATGTATGTAATGTTGTATTTAGAACAGAAAAATTATTAGCGCATCATTTAGAAAGTCATGATCAATCCgaatttaatatagaaaatatagcaAAAATAGattctaaaaaattattagatacgAGTAATCGAAATTCTTCAATACTTGTTACTACTGTGAaagatcaaattaaaaaatctatcGTAGGTACTCAAATAAAAGCAGTAGAAAACACTACATTAGAAAATACATTAACTTCTAAAAGTGCAAAATTAGATGGAATTAAAAGTATTGAAAGACCTAAAAAAACTTATACTTGTTTTGTAtgtgataaaatttttacagatGAAGAGATACTCAAAGATCATTTACAAAAACATTGTGATGATATAAGTGAAGATGAGCAAAGTATAGGAAAAGAACAATATCAATGTGCTATTTGTGGTGATTCCATGGAATCTGAGGATGCACTTGGGGTTCATGTAGAAAAACATCTTTTTGATGACGAAGATGACAATCCTAATCTTATTACAATAGGAACtgagaatgaaaaaacaaaagagtcATCTTATCAATGTGTACAATGtgcagaaatatttaattcggAGATGTTATTGGAAATGCATACACAAGCGCATGAAGAAGAAGCTGCAATAGCAGAATGGGAGAAGCAAGGAATGAAGGCATATGAATATCAATGTATGATCTGTGATGATCTTTTTGAGACTGAAGAAGAATTGTCTGAGCATCTGGATGTACATAATGGTAATGCACATGTATGCCAATTATGTGAGAAACCATTTCCAACACTTTTACATTTACAACAGCATGTTGCAACGCACTGA
- the LOC124947821 gene encoding clathrin light chain isoform X1: MDAFGDNFVNDTEVDPAAEFLAREQDQLAGLEDEIPPVSMAIPATATNGEVEDLSGNFGSLKIGPGSDVEGSFEIIDTIGQTTESQTLPALDTVVSAPPVKEEPEKIRKWREEQKTRLEEKDAEEEKKKEEWREAAKKELEEWYKHHAEAISKTKTTNRESAKNAEKQFVAEADEVEPGTEWERIAKLCDFNPKSSRTSKDVSRMRSIILQLKQTPPAPVNV; encoded by the exons ATGGATGCTTTTGGTGACAATTTTGTAAACGATACGGAAGTAGATCCTGCCGCAGAATTTCTAGCAAGAGAACAAGATCAATTAGCAGGATTAGAAGATGAGATTCCTCCTGTCTCTATGGCTATCCCAGCTACAGCTACTAATGGAGAAg taGAGGATTTATCTGGAAATTTTGGCAGTTTAAAAATTGGTCCAGGTAGCGATGTTGAAGGTAGTTTCGAAATCATAGATACGATTGGACAGACCACTGAATCTCAAACATTACCTGCTCTag ATACAGTAGTATCAGCACCACCAGTAAAAGAGGAACCAGAAAAGATACGAAAATGGAGAGAAGAACAGAAAACACGTCTTGAAGAAAAAG atgctgaagaagaaaagaaaaaagaagaatggagAGAAGCTGCAAAGAAAGAATTAGAAGAATGGTATAAGCATCATGCAGAGGCAATTAGCAAAACCAAAACAACTAACag GGAATCAGCCAA GAATGCAGAGAAGCAATTCGTTGCAGAAGCTGACGAAGTGGAGCCTGGTACAGAGTGGGAACGTATCGCGAAGCTATGTGATTTCAATCCTAAATCATCTCGTACTTCCAAAGATGTATCTCGAATGCGTTCAATTATTTTGCAATTAAAGCAGACACCACCTGCTCCTGTTAATGTTTGA